GACgcacaaaaacactttgtttatcCAAAAGATGATCAAGGTTCCCAAATTCTGTGAAGCAGCCAGTGGTTTAAAATCAGATGCATCAGAAATAAGTTTGACCTATTGACATATTGAAATAGATGTTATAGatagaaatgtattttcatgTGGGAAAGGAAGCACTGCCTGCCTCCAACTGATCCGACAGGcatgtaaaataacaacaaatgtataaataatacacatgtaCTTTCACCAGATGATGGAGTGCTTTCACTGGCAGCAGTTGTGGAATTTTGCTTTATAGCAGAAAGCGCAACAACACTAAATAAACATGGCCTGCCATAATCATGTGCCCTTTAAATTGCAACCTACACTGCGacacctcatttaaaaaaaataataataatcatttgttttatattaactTGTATTTTCATTGCTTTCATTgggttgttgtttgtgtgtactgTAATAGGCTATTGCTCTGCGACTGGGTTCTGCCATCTAGGGGTGAAAAGTTGCAGCTTTAATGCACCTCATTCTTGTGAATTGGCCCAGTGTTCACTTTTCAACTAATCATATATTATGTTTTGTCATGGACACGCTAATTTCAATAAAACATCTCAACAGAGACAGTAATAAACCATCTAAGTGCCTTGAAACATCcatgcagctttaaatcaaacCTTACATTCAGAGACTTTGCAACTCTCAACTGCCACAGTACAACCAATCCATGTTGCGACCATATCAATCTCTTTTTAGCAGTTGTGTGTGCAAAGACCCTGCAATAGCCCCTTACCAGAccttttaaagctgcaatatATCATACAGGCAAATAATAAGGCAAAGGCATAAATTAATCAAACTTTCATCTGGCAATATATCATTAAAACCAGgattctgtatatatatatatttttaacgtTACCCAAGTTGATCAttccatgatggaaaaaaaatagttcTTCAGGACGCTTTAGCAGTGTTTTCACCAAGCGGTTTGGTTTGGAACAGTAtggtatgtatttatttgtgtttctattaggaatagtaccaatagcacccttcccttggggtactaGATTAAAATGCTCCAGTGTGATCAGGGTGGAGCAAGACTGTCTTCAGTTTGCTCTCGTATaaagcttgacatcttgttgagtAAACAGcaacaaaccgagcaggaaaaaaagaacagctggATAACAAACAACGTtactgttctcagtccaaaCGCAGGGCTTTACCAAagtgtaccaaactgaaccgtaccataatgaaaacacagcagtaatGTGACGGAATGGAAGCAGCTTCAtttgaaataatgtgaaatgatgTGCAATTGACTGTGGCTCTCACTATTTAAATATGCAAACCAGTTACATCAACGAGCATTTTGTGAGCTTGAATGGAGTGAATTTTCTGCCCACATAGGCCTGGCATTCAGTTTAAAATCTAATATTTATTCCTTAGATATGAATTATTTGGAAATCTCAGATCTATGGCTTACCAATGTCCACAGTAACGTTCACATAGAGAGGCAGTCTTTGTATTGACAAAGTTTTATATGAGCAACTGTTAATTCCGTCTTTTCTCCATACgtgctgtgtttttctcagcaactccatcctgaggaagaAAAATAGGTGGATTTAAGAGACTAAATTTACAGCATTCAAGGATTCAAGGTGCTTTATTTTCATTCCAACATGCAAGACACGAAGACAGAAATTTAGAActcaaatatgtgtgtgtgtgtatatatatatatatatagagagagatatagatatatatatatatatatatatatagatatatatatatatatatacatacatatatatatatacatacatacacatatatatatacacacacatacatatatatacatacacatgcatatatatatatatatatatacatacacacatatatatatatatatatatatatatatatatacacacatacatacatacatacatgcatacacacacatacatgcgcacacacacacacacacacacagacacacagacacacacacacacacacacacacatatatataaatgggTATTAACAGTATATTAAGACTAATGTCTGCAGAGCTATTCCCCAGCATCATTCTACAGGAATCCCACCAGAATCATCAACTTTAATTTAAGTACCTGACATGTTATTCATGTAACCATCGATGCTGATTTTAAACCTGTTTATCAAAATGATGTCCCCAACCATGTCACCCAGTCCTGTTTGATCTGCAATATGCTGAAAAATGCAGGACACATTACCCACAACACTCCATTTACTGACCTGTACTTGTTAATTTCATTGCCACTGTCCCGATTATGAAACACCATGGTATATCGAGCAACATCAGATGGCGGCCTCACTATCTTCATTTTCTGCAGCTCAACCCTACATTAGACAGCAGATCcaaatatatcatatatatcatatatgtaacaacacagaaaatgcaCCATCACCAACACTGTTTTCTGTCTCACCTGATGCGAAGGTCATCATCCTCCCCTCCCCAACCCCAGTAAGCGTTAGAGAATCCATTCACTTGATAAAACTGGTCTTTAGTCAAAGCTGTGACTCCCCCAAAGTAGCCTTTGTAGCGAAGCCTTTGAGTTgaacaatgaataaaaaagaaaaacaacagttcttaatgtgaaaatgaaacctTATGCGGTGTCTTCAACAACCAttgattgactttttttttggtcatatACTCACTTATATCCTGTGGCATTTCGACCAACCACCAAGTGTTTGGGCTGCTCGTCACAGACGTATAAATTGTGATCATTTTCAGGAACAAGGTCCACATCATGGAAGATAAAGCAATCCCAGTCATAGTCCTTCAGTGCCTCCAAATACCCAACATTCAATAACTTGGCACGGTTAAAAGTTTCATCACCagcctgaaacaaaaacaaaaaataatagaaTCAGTCCGCCATTGTCCAGTTACAGTAGTGTTTCCCATACCGTTAAATTAGGAGGCGCCTCGTATTTAATTTTATAACGCCAGATCACAACAGAAGTCATTTAAGTTTACCTTTCCTAAAGAACATCGTCTATACCTTGTCCTATTattataaacaaatgaatagaGAATAGAGCCCAAACACCTTCCTCTCACATGACCACTCACAAGTGCAGTGGTCTGACAATATTTCAGAATATAATATTGTGTGATATTAAGTCTCGGTTTGGTGTAAAACAATACCTGTTGGATAATATAAATGCTGTAATGTAACTGCTGCCTCTGCAGGAAGGGGTGCAGGTGGTGCAGGATGTAGAGGAGGTGTCTCTCTCGGTTGCGATGAGGAATGAGGATCGCCACGCTCTGCCTCGATGTACAGTCTAAAGGCTCATACTGTCCTTCAGTCACTTCTTTGTTCTCTTCCTCCACATCCTTCAGTGTCAGGGAGGGTTCAAAGGTCAGCTTCACAGCACCGCCTACAGAAAGAGAGTTATCAAATTTAAGTCTCAGGTGCTAGTCGGCTCTGCCCTTCACACCACAAATGGTTTTCTGTGATCGGACTGCAATCAGATAGTGTCTGACAAAACTGAATTCCCCTGCTTCgaaaaagcaaagaggagtccATACAATAACGTGGCGAACATTGCTGCTGTTGTCGCTGTTGTAGCGCACAGAGGGGGAGGTGTTGCGTGCGAGGGTcaatcttgatgtggacactggagGCGCATGTCAATACCAAGTGTAAACACATGTGGTGAAGCACTCTCTGATCACATATTTGATCTGTAACTGTCAACGGTCACAAGCAATgcaaaacaatcaaatcaaatttgaaacggacaatttaagacatttttacttttaggAAATACTTCTTTTGCACCTTAGCAGAAACATTAATAGCTTTTTGCACCTCTTTCATTATACATTAGCAGCATCAGTTTTGCAGAGCTAACCTCTGCTGTGGTGCTAAATGATTCACATAAATAGCATACATTCATGATCTACTCTTGCACTACTGACTATGCTGTCA
This genomic stretch from Solea senegalensis isolate Sse05_10M linkage group LG13, IFAPA_SoseM_1, whole genome shotgun sequence harbors:
- the b4galt4 gene encoding beta-1,4-galactosyltransferase 4 — protein: MAFFFHLKRILHKYFLPLFLLLSLLVWFTAFSGGKLKSFHISLAPTQTLYKGDSLKDELNILVKASNRIDTPKPKEECPQESPLLRGAVKLTFEPSLTLKDVEEENKEVTEGQYEPLDCTSRQSVAILIPHRNRERHLLYILHHLHPFLQRQQLHYSIYIIQQAGDETFNRAKLLNVGYLEALKDYDWDCFIFHDVDLVPENDHNLYVCDEQPKHLVVGRNATGYKLRYKGYFGGVTALTKDQFYQVNGFSNAYWGWGGEDDDLRIRVELQKMKIVRPPSDVARYTMVFHNRDSGNEINKYRMELLRKTQHVWRKDGINSCSYKTLSIQRLPLYVNVTVDIGKP